From Pseudarthrobacter equi, a single genomic window includes:
- a CDS encoding universal stress protein → MDTTKPIAVGVTESEASRAALAWAAARATRLRLPLVLLSVLDDHWMAGEALEALPYIDVLRTSGEDLLKNSADRIRSQEPGLEVSHEMLEGSIGASLGRYSGKAAMLVLGSSGQSRGAMTDRALQAAAVADCPVAVIGPGKADGRGIVVGVDGSEQATQAVAFAASEADALGEELTVLYAFTGPNRWIRAGLPSGSFALHVIEEEQVVLSETVAGLRQDYPGLAVHDVLETALEPADALLRAGATARLLVLGSRGRGSFSRLLLGSTAHAVLAQPPCPTVITRLKKLA, encoded by the coding sequence ATGGATACCACCAAGCCCATCGCCGTCGGCGTCACCGAGTCCGAAGCATCCCGGGCAGCCCTGGCATGGGCTGCGGCCCGCGCCACCCGGCTCCGTCTGCCGCTGGTGCTCCTGTCCGTCCTGGATGACCACTGGATGGCGGGCGAAGCGCTTGAGGCGCTCCCCTACATTGATGTGCTGCGCACCTCCGGGGAGGACCTGCTGAAGAACTCCGCCGACCGGATCCGCAGCCAGGAACCGGGCCTGGAGGTCTCGCACGAAATGCTGGAGGGCAGCATCGGCGCCTCCCTGGGCCGCTATTCCGGGAAAGCGGCGATGCTGGTTTTGGGCAGCAGCGGGCAATCCCGCGGTGCCATGACGGACCGGGCACTGCAGGCGGCGGCGGTCGCCGATTGCCCGGTGGCCGTCATCGGCCCGGGGAAAGCTGATGGCCGCGGCATCGTGGTTGGCGTCGACGGGTCCGAACAGGCCACCCAGGCCGTGGCTTTCGCAGCCTCCGAGGCCGATGCGCTGGGTGAGGAGCTCACGGTCCTCTACGCCTTCACGGGTCCCAACCGGTGGATCAGGGCGGGGCTTCCGTCCGGCAGTTTCGCCCTGCACGTCATTGAGGAGGAGCAGGTGGTCCTCTCCGAGACTGTTGCCGGACTGCGCCAGGACTACCCCGGCCTGGCGGTGCACGATGTCCTCGAGACCGCCCTGGAACCCGCCGACGCGCTGCTCCGTGCCGGTGCCACAGCGAGGCTGCTGGTGCTGGGCAGCCGTGGCCGCGGCAGCTTCAGCAGGCTCCTGTTGGGGTCCACCGCCCACGCCGTCCTGGCCCAGCCGCCATGCCCCACCGTCATCACCAGGCTGAAGAAGCTGGCCTGA